The Geobacter metallireducens GS-15 region GGATTGATGATTTCGGGGATGAAGTGGTCTTCCCAGATGTGGAGCCCCTTCTTCGCCTCGCAGCATTCGATGGCCACACCCGGCCCCATTATTTCCGACAGGCCGTAGATGTCGATGGCGCAGAGGTTCAGCTTCTCCTCAATCTCGCTCCGCATCGCCTCTGACCACGGTTCTGCCCCGAAGATACCGACGCGGAGCTTCAACTCGCGGAAATCCACTCCTTCCTCCCGTGCGGCCTCGGACATGAAGAGCGAATATGACGGGGTGCAGGTGAGGACCGTGGAACCGAAATCCTTCATGATTAAAATCTGCTTCTTGGTGTTCCCCCCCGACATGGGGATGACTGAAGCGCCGAGCTTCTCCGCGCCATAGTGGGCGCCAAGGCCGCCGGTGAAGAGGCCGTAGCCGTAGGAGTTATGGATGATGTCCCCCCGGTGGACCCCGGCGGCGGCGTAGGAGCGGGCCATGAGCTCGGACCAGGTATCGATGTCCTTGCGGGTGTAGCCGACCACGGTCGGCTTACCGGTGGTGCCGGAGGAAGCATGGATGCGGACAATCTCCTCCATGGGCGCCGCAAAGAGGCCATAGGGGTAGCTGTCGCGCATGTTCTGCTTTAGGGTGAAGGGGAGCCGTTGCAGATCGGCCAGGGACTTGACACTGTCGGGGGTGATGCCGGCCCGGTCAAAGCTCTGCCGGTAGAAGGGAACCGATGTGCAAACCCGGGCTACAGTGGCCTGAAGCCGTTTGAGCTGCAGGGCCTCCAGGGCTTGGCGGGGAAGCGTCTCGAACTCTTCATTGTAATAGCTCATCGTGAACTCCTTACCCGATCAAAGACTCCGGCCCAGTTGGA contains the following coding sequences:
- a CDS encoding phenylacetate--CoA ligase family protein, which produces MSYYNEEFETLPRQALEALQLKRLQATVARVCTSVPFYRQSFDRAGITPDSVKSLADLQRLPFTLKQNMRDSYPYGLFAAPMEEIVRIHASSGTTGKPTVVGYTRKDIDTWSELMARSYAAAGVHRGDIIHNSYGYGLFTGGLGAHYGAEKLGASVIPMSGGNTKKQILIMKDFGSTVLTCTPSYSLFMSEAAREEGVDFRELKLRVGIFGAEPWSEAMRSEIEEKLNLCAIDIYGLSEIMGPGVAIECCEAKKGLHIWEDHFIPEIINPETGEVLPEGERGELVITTITKEGIPLIRYRTRDITSLTYEPCACGRTHARLTRMTGRSDDMLIIRGVNVFPSQIESILMGIEGVEPHYVLIVDRKDNLDSLEVQVEVDERLFSDEIKVLQSLSQRVEKEIKDILGISCRVRLVEPQTITRSEGKAKRVIDNRKSS